One part of the Hydrogenobacter sp. T-2 genome encodes these proteins:
- a CDS encoding glycosyltransferase family 2 protein: MKSTYLSVVIPAYNEEDNIPILYEKLKGVLERLGREYEIIFVDDGSVDRTWERLKDIAEKDQRVKLIRFRKNYGQTAAMYAGFQHATGEVIITLDADLQNDPEDIPMLLQKLEEGYDIVSGWRRDRKDPFLSRRLPSMIANWIISKVTGVELHDYGCTLKAYRADIVKRLELYGDMHRFLPALTKRLGAKITEIPVRHHPRLYGKSKYGIGRTVRVILDIFLVKFLNEYINKPMYVFGTLGFILLSLGLIALFYLAFIKLFLDQDIGRRPLLILSVLFILAGIQLISTGVIAELLVRIYYRTKEDKPFVVEEKVNL, encoded by the coding sequence ATGAAAAGCACTTACCTTTCTGTAGTTATACCTGCCTACAACGAGGAAGACAACATACCCATACTCTATGAAAAGTTAAAGGGAGTTCTTGAAAGGCTTGGAAGAGAGTATGAGATTATTTTTGTGGATGATGGTTCTGTAGACAGGACTTGGGAAAGGCTAAAGGATATAGCGGAAAAGGACCAAAGAGTAAAGCTAATACGCTTTAGGAAAAACTACGGACAGACCGCTGCCATGTATGCGGGCTTTCAGCATGCCACCGGAGAGGTTATCATAACCTTGGATGCGGACCTTCAAAACGACCCAGAAGACATTCCCATGCTATTGCAAAAGTTGGAGGAGGGCTATGACATAGTAAGCGGGTGGAGAAGGGATAGAAAAGACCCCTTCCTCTCAAGGAGACTACCTTCTATGATAGCTAATTGGATAATCTCAAAGGTAACTGGTGTGGAGCTTCATGACTACGGATGCACTTTAAAGGCTTACAGGGCGGACATAGTAAAAAGGCTTGAGCTATACGGGGACATGCACAGGTTTCTGCCAGCACTTACAAAAAGGCTTGGAGCAAAAATAACAGAAATTCCAGTGAGGCATCATCCAAGATTGTATGGAAAGTCAAAGTATGGCATTGGTAGGACTGTAAGGGTCATTCTTGATATTTTCTTGGTAAAGTTCCTAAACGAATACATAAACAAGCCCATGTATGTTTTTGGGACTTTGGGCTTTATCTTGCTTAGCTTGGGTCTTATTGCACTCTTTTATCTTGCTTTTATCAAACTCTTTCTTGACCAAGATATAGGAAGGAGACCCCTCCTAATTCTTAGCGTTCTTTTCATTCTTGCAGGTATACAGCTTATATCTACAGGAGTAATAGCGGAGCTTTTAGTGAGGATATACTATAGGACAAAAGAAGATAAACCCTTTGTAGTAGAAGAAAAGGTCAATCTGTAG
- a CDS encoding NYN domain-containing protein yields MSGPLKSIYKVAILVDWENVRYRIFDNNILKKHGIPDNLTINYNENPQKAINFLKSFVDPQQEDIFRIYFYTCLYPETIKLKREKLNIHKDEDRKRIEALYPKYLRNYELSKSLVNSVAKMDNVQVRLGHLSPREENKDTAKSLRFEQKQVDMLIGLDVATLSYKRLVDRIILFSYDTDLLPAILLAKDNGLQIVLPAIEGIIEPPKEMIREADFVRNKNYVKIVESLST; encoded by the coding sequence TTGAGCGGACCCCTCAAGTCCATTTATAAAGTTGCTATACTGGTAGATTGGGAAAATGTAAGATACAGAATATTTGATAATAATATTCTTAAAAAACATGGAATACCTGACAACCTAACCATAAACTACAATGAAAATCCGCAGAAAGCTATAAACTTTTTGAAATCTTTCGTAGACCCACAGCAAGAGGATATTTTTAGAATATATTTTTATACTTGCTTGTATCCAGAAACAATAAAATTGAAGAGGGAAAAACTAAATATACACAAAGATGAAGACCGTAAAAGAATTGAAGCTCTATACCCTAAATATTTAAGAAATTATGAGCTTAGTAAAAGCTTAGTTAACAGTGTAGCTAAAATGGACAATGTTCAAGTTAGGCTTGGACATCTTAGCCCTCGTGAGGAAAATAAAGACACAGCCAAAAGTCTAAGATTTGAACAAAAGCAGGTGGATATGCTAATAGGTTTGGATGTGGCAACACTCTCGTATAAAAGGCTTGTCGATAGGATAATTCTCTTTTCTTATGACACTGACCTTTTGCCAGCAATTCTTCTCGCTAAGGATAATGGCCTCCAAATAGTACTTCCTGCTATAGAGGGAATTATAGAACCACCAAAGGAAATGATTAGAGAAGCGGACTTTGTAAGGAATAAGAACTATGTTAAAATAGTAGAGAGCTTAAGCACATGA
- the yaaA gene encoding peroxide stress protein YaaA: MFLFLLPYSRLQRKLVFKNCDDSRFTLEEFEPLARSIEKAFVKDYSLAPLYRRFSDVFWESLELWVLPPPVVSYIKENSWVLSPLYGLVKPTACIPFAPVSWKEFYGEKTLMDFWKEHIRNLSKKLLSEKVVVSFVSKPYEKLFDLKHAKGFFSFEYYRKDQRVKLPYKHYAYTLRYIAEKNLSFSELEKINFYDYKVENVKSLGNKTLVVMRSEGRYEI; encoded by the coding sequence ATGTTTCTTTTCCTCTTGCCTTATAGTAGGCTTCAAAGGAAGTTGGTCTTTAAAAATTGTGATGATAGCAGGTTTACACTTGAGGAGTTTGAGCCTCTTGCAAGGTCTATTGAAAAGGCGTTTGTCAAAGACTACTCTCTCGCACCTTTGTATAGAAGGTTTAGCGATGTTTTTTGGGAAAGTCTTGAGCTGTGGGTCTTGCCTCCTCCTGTGGTCAGTTACATAAAGGAAAATTCATGGGTCTTATCTCCTTTGTATGGTCTTGTTAAACCTACCGCTTGCATTCCCTTTGCACCCGTATCTTGGAAGGAATTTTATGGAGAGAAAACTCTGATGGATTTCTGGAAAGAACACATAAGAAACCTCTCAAAAAAGCTCCTTTCTGAAAAGGTTGTCGTTTCCTTTGTTAGCAAGCCTTACGAGAAACTCTTTGACCTAAAACATGCCAAAGGCTTTTTTAGCTTTGAGTATTATAGGAAAGACCAAAGGGTAAAATTGCCCTATAAGCACTACGCCTATACGCTAAGATACATAGCTGAGAAAAACTTGAGCTTTTCGGAGCTTGAGAAGATAAACTTCTATGACTACAAGGTAGAAAATGTAAAAAGCCTTGGCAATAAAACCTTGGTGGTTATGAGGTCGGAGGGTAGGTATGAAATCTAA
- the rsmA gene encoding 16S rRNA (adenine(1518)-N(6)/adenine(1519)-N(6))-dimethyltransferase RsmA: protein MKLKKHLGQHLLVAKGVLERIVEFLELQEEDIVVEIGPGTGNLTKEILKKNFKELHLLEIDPQMVEILHKNIQEERVFIHKEDATKFNLCSLGENLKVVGNLPYNVASLILENTVFHHSCIPMAVYMLQKEVAEKIQKGASWLSTFVRTFYRVEYLMSLPARFFVPPPKVQSGLIRLSRREELPNLDLMDYKSFLVGLYSMRRKALKNKVPETILLKAGIDPMCRVETLEPDRVFMLYNMLQKNER, encoded by the coding sequence ATGAAGCTCAAAAAACATCTCGGTCAACACCTTCTTGTGGCAAAGGGTGTCCTTGAACGCATAGTGGAGTTTTTGGAACTCCAAGAGGAGGACATAGTGGTTGAGATAGGTCCAGGCACTGGAAACCTAACAAAAGAAATCCTAAAAAAGAACTTCAAAGAGCTTCATCTTTTAGAAATAGACCCGCAGATGGTAGAAATTCTTCATAAAAACATACAAGAGGAGAGAGTATTTATTCACAAAGAAGATGCCACCAAGTTTAACCTTTGCTCTCTGGGAGAAAACCTCAAAGTGGTGGGAAATCTACCCTATAATGTGGCAAGTCTTATATTGGAAAATACGGTTTTTCACCATTCCTGCATTCCAATGGCAGTTTACATGCTACAGAAAGAAGTGGCAGAGAAAATTCAAAAGGGAGCTTCTTGGCTTTCTACCTTTGTGAGAACCTTTTATAGGGTTGAGTATCTTATGAGCTTGCCTGCGCGCTTCTTTGTGCCACCCCCAAAGGTGCAATCCGGACTTATTAGGCTAAGCAGAAGGGAGGAGCTTCCAAATTTAGACCTTATGGACTATAAGAGTTTCTTGGTAGGCTTATACTCCATGAGAAGAAAGGCTCTAAAGAATAAAGTTCCAGAAACTATACTTCTAAAAGCGGGCATTGACCCCATGTGTAGGGTTGAAACTCTTGAGCCAGACAGAGTTTTTATGCTTTATAATATGCTTCAAAAAAATGAGAGGTGA
- the speE gene encoding polyamine aminopropyltransferase, which yields MMDTFFMERDPYAPIRHCYPISNVLYHGKSEYQEIMVVESPHFGKILVLDGVAQCDERYEFIYHEFMAHVPLYAHPNPENVLIIGGGDGGVLREVLKHPEVKRAVLVDIDKEVIEVSKRFLPTMAVAFEDPRAIILNEDGYKYIQDYENEFDVIIVDSTDPVGFAHVLTTEEFFKYVYRALKEDGIYVGQTESIHYHVEIVRRIQKALKKVFPIVDLYTAVIPGYAGYWWTMSIGSKKHPVREPSREVRVQTKLYSADMHRHAFLPESFYNRLISGEYVF from the coding sequence ATGATGGACACCTTCTTCATGGAAAGAGACCCATATGCACCCATAAGACATTGCTATCCCATAAGCAATGTGCTTTACCACGGTAAGAGCGAATATCAGGAAATAATGGTTGTGGAGTCGCCACACTTCGGAAAAATCTTGGTGCTTGATGGTGTTGCCCAGTGCGACGAGCGATATGAGTTCATCTACCACGAGTTTATGGCACATGTGCCACTTTATGCCCATCCAAACCCGGAAAATGTTCTTATAATAGGCGGTGGTGATGGTGGAGTTCTAAGGGAAGTTCTTAAGCACCCGGAGGTCAAAAGGGCTGTCCTTGTGGACATAGACAAGGAGGTTATAGAGGTATCCAAAAGGTTCTTACCTACCATGGCGGTCGCCTTTGAAGACCCAAGAGCAATAATCCTCAATGAGGATGGATATAAATACATTCAAGACTACGAAAACGAGTTTGACGTGATAATAGTAGACTCCACAGACCCAGTGGGTTTTGCCCACGTGTTAACCACAGAGGAGTTCTTTAAGTATGTCTACAGAGCCCTAAAGGAAGATGGCATATACGTGGGTCAGACAGAATCCATACATTACCATGTTGAAATAGTTAGAAGAATACAAAAGGCTCTTAAGAAAGTTTTCCCAATAGTAGACCTCTACACCGCAGTAATACCGGGATACGCAGGATACTGGTGGACTATGTCCATAGGCTCTAAGAAGCACCCCGTAAGAGAGCCTTCCAGAGAGGTAAGGGTTCAGACAAAGCTATACTCTGCGGACATGCACCGTCATGCCTTCCTACCAGAGAGCTTTTATAACAGGCTCATATCCGGTGAATACGTGTTTTAG
- a CDS encoding ribonuclease H-like YkuK family protein has product MPLIRDIEEVKEFIRKTSQKTAVYVGCDSRQVKNHTVFVSVVVVHIDSCRGARIFWKVDKVPRIRSLRQRLLEEVSRAVYLALEISEVVGNRPFEVHLDINPNPEHNSSVILKEAIGYVLAQGLKPVVKPHSIAATTVADYITGKY; this is encoded by the coding sequence ATGCCTCTCATAAGGGACATTGAAGAGGTAAAGGAGTTTATAAGAAAAACCTCGCAGAAGACCGCTGTTTATGTGGGCTGTGATTCAAGACAGGTTAAAAACCACACGGTCTTTGTTTCTGTGGTAGTTGTTCACATAGATTCCTGCAGAGGTGCAAGGATATTCTGGAAAGTGGATAAAGTGCCACGCATAAGGTCCCTAAGACAAAGGCTTTTAGAGGAGGTAAGTAGAGCGGTTTATCTTGCCCTTGAGATTTCTGAAGTGGTTGGCAACAGACCTTTTGAAGTCCACCTTGATATAAACCCAAACCCAGAGCATAACTCCAGCGTAATACTCAAGGAAGCCATAGGTTATGTGCTTGCTCAAGGTCTAAAGCCTGTGGTAAAGCCTCATTCCATCGCAGCTACTACTGTGGCGGACTATATTACCGGCAAATACTAA
- a CDS encoding RibD family protein, producing MKPWVSIVSGITIDGKMAPAKGVSSKHTMPLPLKVRVYLHTLRSKFDAISVGCNTVRLDNPLLRVEYTEGKNPIRVIPCNRVDISPDMNVFKPPSDAILAVPENTDRRALESFIRQGVKVLLAGRDEIDLKVMLGKLYELGIKSLMVEGGSKLNGSLLALSLVDELVIIHHPMVVFSKDAPSFAEAMNVPVLNLKLVSSEVIEGYLITRWIPEGLENRKSELEYLYASHKGH from the coding sequence ATGAAACCGTGGGTAAGTATAGTTTCAGGAATAACAATTGATGGTAAAATGGCTCCTGCCAAGGGCGTGTCCTCTAAACACACTATGCCCTTGCCTTTAAAAGTGAGAGTATACTTGCATACCTTAAGGTCAAAGTTTGACGCCATAAGTGTGGGATGCAACACGGTAAGGCTTGATAATCCACTCCTAAGGGTAGAATACACGGAGGGTAAAAATCCTATAAGGGTTATACCGTGCAACAGAGTAGATATATCGCCAGATATGAACGTCTTTAAACCACCGAGTGATGCTATCTTGGCTGTTCCAGAAAATACAGACCGAAGGGCTTTAGAATCCTTTATAAGGCAAGGGGTTAAAGTCCTGCTCGCAGGTAGAGATGAAATAGACCTTAAAGTCATGCTTGGAAAACTTTACGAACTTGGAATAAAAAGCTTAATGGTAGAGGGTGGTTCAAAGCTAAACGGAAGTCTCTTGGCTCTGTCTCTTGTGGATGAGCTTGTAATAATTCATCATCCAATGGTGGTATTTTCAAAGGATGCACCCTCTTTTGCGGAAGCGATGAACGTCCCTGTGCTAAACTTAAAACTTGTTAGTAGTGAAGTTATAGAGGGATACCTTATAACCCGTTGGATTCCAGAAGGGTTGGAAAACAGAAAGAGTGAATTAGAATATCTATATGCCTCTCATAAGGGACATTGA
- a CDS encoding lytic transglycosylase domain-containing protein — MRIEGWKLELKTTRAEHIKPREDFSYYLNSAMEKQQERVNKESLPVDARISAKVEEVSQKYGIPKELIYAIIKQESNFNPKAYNKNKDGTEDRGLMQVNYQHNLRLMREYGITDPNQLFDIETNIELGARILYENFQRFGNWAMAVKAYNGLKADNWDYVRGVFEKLALFR, encoded by the coding sequence ATGAGAATAGAAGGCTGGAAGTTGGAGCTTAAAACTACGAGAGCAGAGCATATAAAACCTAGGGAGGACTTTAGCTATTACCTTAACTCTGCTATGGAAAAACAGCAAGAGCGTGTAAATAAAGAATCCTTGCCAGTAGATGCAAGAATTAGTGCAAAGGTGGAAGAGGTATCCCAAAAGTATGGAATCCCTAAGGAGCTTATCTATGCCATAATAAAGCAAGAGAGCAACTTCAACCCGAAGGCTTACAATAAAAACAAAGATGGCACAGAGGATAGAGGTCTCATGCAGGTCAACTACCAGCACAACCTAAGGCTTATGAGAGAATATGGCATAACAGACCCAAACCAGCTTTTTGACATAGAAACCAACATAGAGCTTGGAGCAAGGATACTCTATGAAAACTTCCAAAGGTTTGGCAACTGGGCAATGGCTGTAAAAGCCTACAATGGGCTGAAGGCAGACAACTGGGACTATGTGAGGGGAGTTTTTGAGAAGCTGGCTCTTTTTAGGTGA
- a CDS encoding Fur family transcriptional regulator: MQLEELKQKFEQFLRQNGHKITRGRFEIIDKIASYGPHFEIEELVRWIANQDRSIASRSTVYRTVRLLQEFGAIREVIKLGNRTIYEFVAGKPHHEHLICVECGKIIEFYKEEIEEFQDKVCEEHSFTPLNHRLEIFGICSDCKAKKYENRRLEVGA; this comes from the coding sequence ATGCAGTTGGAAGAACTAAAACAGAAGTTTGAGCAGTTTTTGCGACAGAACGGACACAAGATTACGAGGGGTAGGTTTGAGATAATAGACAAGATAGCCAGCTATGGTCCTCACTTTGAAATAGAAGAACTTGTCCGCTGGATAGCAAACCAAGACAGGTCTATAGCAAGCAGGTCTACCGTCTACAGAACCGTAAGGCTTCTTCAGGAGTTTGGAGCAATAAGGGAGGTGATAAAGCTGGGCAACAGAACCATATATGAGTTTGTGGCGGGAAAGCCACACCATGAGCATCTCATATGCGTGGAATGCGGGAAGATAATAGAGTTTTACAAAGAGGAAATAGAAGAGTTTCAAGACAAGGTGTGCGAAGAGCACAGCTTTACACCTTTAAACCATAGGCTTGAAATTTTTGGTATATGCTCAGACTGCAAGGCAAAAAAATATGAGAATAGAAGGCTGGAAGTTGGAGCTTAA
- the thiE gene encoding thiamine phosphate synthase, whose translation MKKPDLTLYLVTDDSYLKDRDLVSTIESAIKGGITALQYRFKNKSTRQMYEELLVLRELTQRYNVQLVVNDRVDLALAVSADGVHVGQEDLPPDVVRKLVGDKIFIGYSVNSVDKLKEVEHLPIDYIGFGSVYETTTKANYKLVGIEGLRQAVKLTSKPIVAIGGITHYRVAEVLSAGAKGIAVVSAILGFEDVEKATRSLVEAMKGYYRRALHEGFASP comes from the coding sequence ATGAAAAAGCCAGACTTAACTTTATACCTTGTAACCGATGACAGCTACCTTAAAGACAGGGACCTCGTATCTACCATAGAGTCCGCCATAAAGGGTGGAATAACTGCACTCCAGTATAGGTTTAAAAACAAGTCCACAAGGCAGATGTATGAGGAGCTTTTGGTTCTTAGAGAGCTCACTCAAAGGTATAATGTTCAGCTTGTGGTAAACGATAGGGTGGACTTAGCTCTTGCGGTGTCTGCGGACGGTGTTCATGTGGGTCAAGAAGACCTTCCTCCCGATGTGGTTAGAAAACTCGTAGGAGACAAAATCTTTATAGGATACTCAGTAAACTCTGTGGATAAACTAAAAGAGGTGGAGCATCTTCCCATAGACTATATAGGCTTTGGCTCTGTGTATGAGACTACCACAAAGGCAAACTACAAATTGGTAGGTATAGAGGGTCTGCGTCAAGCGGTAAAGCTAACCTCAAAGCCCATAGTCGCCATAGGTGGTATAACTCACTATCGTGTTGCGGAGGTGCTTTCTGCGGGTGCAAAGGGTATTGCGGTGGTTTCTGCTATCCTTGGCTTTGAGGACGTAGAAAAGGCTACAAGAAGCCTTGTGGAAGCTATGAAAGGCTATTACAGAAGGGCTCTCCATGAAGGTTTTGCATCTCCTTGA
- a CDS encoding 5'-3' exonuclease has translation MKVLHLLDGSAFLYRSFFALPPLSTRSGFPTGAIYGFMRAIFSILKTEKPSYFAIAFDLPAPTKREEVYREYKAKRPSMPDPLKVQIPVIKELVDLLGIKRYEVEGYEADDIIATISWWALERGFSVKVYSPDKDILSLVCERLVVVNPISGEVFDRKKVLEKFGVPPEKLPDYLALVGDKVDNIEGVKGIGPKTAIKVLEAYGSVENLLRNWQDFLRAFPQANRESLELALSLLKLQKVEGLSLKEEELRLKSPNFNALRKRFEELEMKSLIKELDSLSKASAQKSLF, from the coding sequence ATGAAGGTTTTGCATCTCCTTGACGGCTCCGCCTTTCTGTATAGGAGCTTTTTTGCTCTTCCACCTCTTTCCACAAGGTCTGGCTTTCCTACCGGTGCCATATACGGCTTTATGAGGGCTATCTTTTCCATACTAAAAACAGAAAAGCCTTCTTACTTTGCCATAGCCTTTGACCTGCCTGCACCTACAAAGAGAGAAGAGGTCTATAGAGAATACAAAGCCAAGAGACCTTCCATGCCAGACCCCTTAAAGGTCCAGATACCAGTTATAAAGGAGCTTGTTGACCTTCTTGGCATTAAAAGGTATGAAGTGGAAGGCTATGAGGCGGATGACATAATTGCAACCATAAGCTGGTGGGCTCTTGAAAGAGGTTTTTCTGTAAAAGTCTACTCACCAGACAAGGATATATTGTCGCTTGTGTGTGAAAGGCTTGTAGTGGTTAATCCCATAAGCGGTGAGGTCTTTGACAGGAAAAAAGTTTTGGAGAAGTTTGGCGTTCCACCAGAAAAACTTCCAGACTACCTTGCCCTTGTGGGTGATAAGGTGGATAATATAGAAGGCGTAAAGGGTATAGGTCCAAAGACTGCCATAAAAGTTCTTGAAGCCTACGGTAGTGTGGAAAACCTTTTGAGAAACTGGCAAGACTTCCTTAGAGCCTTTCCTCAGGCAAATAGAGAAAGCCTTGAGCTTGCTTTATCTCTTCTAAAACTGCAAAAAGTAGAGGGTTTAAGCCTAAAAGAAGAAGAGTTAAGGCTAAAAAGTCCTAACTTTAACGCATTAAGGAAAAGGTTTGAAGAATTGGAAATGAAAAGCCTTATAAAGGAGCTTGACAGCCTCTCAAAAGCCTCTGCACAAAAGAGCCTTTTTTAA
- a CDS encoding flagellar hook-basal body protein gives MAIEYQPLYILSSGMLLQQRKLETITNNLANVDTPAFKKDLILASLWETPMGQGFPDNDPQNPSNNFLYPVMERVFTDLSQGAIKQTGNPLDLAIEGNGFFAVRSGQEVLYTRKGNFRLDADGYLVNELGYRVLDTNLNEIRLEGQPTFGIDGSVFVNGQQIATIGVFELQNPQKIGRDLYTGQAQPAQGYRLMQGFLELSNVNPILEMAKLIQTHRAHEVYSNLIRSLDAIYERFNQSF, from the coding sequence ATGGCGATAGAATACCAGCCTTTATATATCCTATCCAGTGGAATGCTACTTCAGCAGAGAAAGTTGGAAACCATAACCAACAACCTTGCCAACGTGGATACGCCAGCCTTTAAGAAAGACCTAATTTTGGCAAGCCTCTGGGAAACTCCTATGGGTCAAGGCTTTCCAGACAACGACCCACAAAACCCAAGCAACAACTTTTTATATCCAGTCATGGAAAGGGTCTTTACAGACCTCTCTCAAGGAGCTATAAAACAGACGGGAAACCCGCTTGACCTTGCCATAGAGGGCAATGGCTTTTTTGCAGTTAGAAGTGGTCAAGAGGTGCTATATACAAGAAAGGGAAACTTTAGGCTGGACGCAGACGGCTACCTTGTCAACGAGCTTGGCTACAGGGTGCTTGATACAAACCTCAATGAGATAAGGCTGGAAGGGCAACCAACTTTTGGTATTGATGGTTCTGTGTTTGTAAACGGTCAGCAAATTGCTACTATCGGTGTGTTTGAGCTTCAAAACCCTCAGAAAATAGGAAGAGACCTCTATACAGGTCAGGCTCAGCCTGCTCAAGGCTATAGGCTTATGCAAGGCTTTCTTGAACTTTCCAATGTGAACCCTATTCTTGAAATGGCAAAGCTTATTCAAACCCACAGAGCTCACGAGGTTTATTCCAATCTTATAAGGTCTCTTGACGCCATTTATGAGAGGTTTAACCAGAGCTTTTAA